In a genomic window of Festucalex cinctus isolate MCC-2025b chromosome 11, RoL_Fcin_1.0, whole genome shotgun sequence:
- the scrn3 gene encoding secernin-3 isoform X2, translated as MQCCQVICDVISQFGQFVIHPASSSMFCSCDTFVALPPSTEGHHIIFGKNADRPCDEVQEVLYFPATDYEPGAKVECTYIEIEQVAHTYAIILSRPAWLWGAEIGANEHQVCIGNEAVWGRESADGEEALLGMDLVRLALERADTAEKAVHVIAELLEKYGQGGACLEEQCDFTYHNSFLISDRKEAWVMETSGKYWAAERVEAGHRNISNEYSITTKMDREHPDLRKYAQNKGWWDGKAPFNFAAIYSYMNTARIEASGSRYCEGKKLLRKSNGHITAQTMMDILRDKDSGINMEGMFMTTGSMVSVVPVDPALPGVHYFTATPDPERSIFKPFVFVENMRVELKETTSPSYGPHDPVKKKPRFQSKPDRKHSLFTKHEVVAAFIETYKERGERMTRRMRKLESERMKQMEQILYHGVEQPDTLLDLFPSTVRDEMELYGKGSEVQ; from the exons ATGCAATGTTGTCAGGTCATATGTGACGTCATATCACAATTTGGCCAGTTTGTGATCCATCCAGCTTCGTCCAGCATGTTTTGTTCATGTGACACGTTTGTGGCTCTGCCCCCCTCCACCGAGGGACACCACATCATTTTTGGGAAGAATGCCGACAGGCCTTGCGACGAAGTCCAGGAAGTGCTTTATTTCCCTGCGACTGACTATGAGCCGGGGGCAAAGGTCGAG TGTACTTACATCGAGATAGAGCAAGTTGCCCACACATATGCAATCATTTTGAGCAGACCAGCGTGGCTGTGGGGTGCAGAAATTGGTGCAAATGAGCACCAAGTTTGTATTGGGAATGAGGCTGTGTGGGGAAGAGAGAGTGCTGATGGTGAGGAGGCTCTTCTTGGCATGGATCTCGTCAG GCTTGCACTTGAGAGAGCCGACACTGCAGAGAAAGCTGTGCATGTCATAGCCGAGCTTCTGGAGAAATATGGCCAAGGAGGAGCTTGCTTAGAAGAACAATGTGACTTCACTTACCACAACAGCTTCCTGATCTCAGACCGGAAGGAGGCCTGGGTGATGGAGACCTCAGGGAAGTACTGGGCTGCAGAGAGAGTGGAAG CTGGACATCGTAACATCTCAAATGAGTACAGCATCACAACCAAGATGGACAGAGAACATCCCGACCTGCGCAAATATGCACAAAATAAAGGCTGGTGGGACGGAAAGGCTCCgttcaactttgccgccatctACTCCTACATGAACACGGCCAGAATTGAAGCATCCGGGAGTCGATACTGCGAAGGGAAGAAGCTGCTGCGGAAGAGCAATG GACACATCACCGCTCAGACGATGATGGACATCCTGAGGGACAAAGACAGCGGCATCAACATGGAGGGCATGTTCATGACAACAGGCAGTATGGTGTCAGTGGTACCTGTGGATCCAGCTCTGCCAGGGGTTCACTATTTCACTGCGACTCCGGACCCGGAAAG GTCAATATTCAAACCCTTCGTCTTTGTGGAAAACATGAGAGTGGAGCTAAAGGAGACCACTTCTCCCAGTTACGGCCCACATGACCCAGTAAAGAAGAAACCTCGTTTCCAGAGCAAGCCTGACAGAAAGCACAGCTTGTTCACTAAACACGAGGTGGTGGCCGCCTTCATCGAGACATACAAG GAGCGAGGAGAGCGGATGACGCGCAGAATGAGAAAGCTAGAAAGTGAGAGAATGAAACAGATGGAGCAGATTCTTTATCATGGCGTCGAGCAGCCTGATACTTTGCTGGATCTGTTCCCCAGCACTGTGAGGGACGAGATGGAGCTGTACGGCAAAGGCTCCGAAGTCCAATAA
- the scrn3 gene encoding secernin-3 isoform X1 — MYCHIKIFNLTNNNYDYKIVTICVIRSNQLQYRHVTVVNEPVICDVISQFGQFVIHPASSSMFCSCDTFVALPPSTEGHHIIFGKNADRPCDEVQEVLYFPATDYEPGAKVECTYIEIEQVAHTYAIILSRPAWLWGAEIGANEHQVCIGNEAVWGRESADGEEALLGMDLVRLALERADTAEKAVHVIAELLEKYGQGGACLEEQCDFTYHNSFLISDRKEAWVMETSGKYWAAERVEAGHRNISNEYSITTKMDREHPDLRKYAQNKGWWDGKAPFNFAAIYSYMNTARIEASGSRYCEGKKLLRKSNGHITAQTMMDILRDKDSGINMEGMFMTTGSMVSVVPVDPALPGVHYFTATPDPERSIFKPFVFVENMRVELKETTSPSYGPHDPVKKKPRFQSKPDRKHSLFTKHEVVAAFIETYKERGERMTRRMRKLESERMKQMEQILYHGVEQPDTLLDLFPSTVRDEMELYGKGSEVQ; from the exons ATGTATTGtcacataaaaatatttaacttaactaataataattatgattatAAAATTGTAACAATTTGTGTAATAAGAAGTAACCAATTGCAGTATCGTCACGTGACTGTCGTAAACGAACCC GTCATATGTGACGTCATATCACAATTTGGCCAGTTTGTGATCCATCCAGCTTCGTCCAGCATGTTTTGTTCATGTGACACGTTTGTGGCTCTGCCCCCCTCCACCGAGGGACACCACATCATTTTTGGGAAGAATGCCGACAGGCCTTGCGACGAAGTCCAGGAAGTGCTTTATTTCCCTGCGACTGACTATGAGCCGGGGGCAAAGGTCGAG TGTACTTACATCGAGATAGAGCAAGTTGCCCACACATATGCAATCATTTTGAGCAGACCAGCGTGGCTGTGGGGTGCAGAAATTGGTGCAAATGAGCACCAAGTTTGTATTGGGAATGAGGCTGTGTGGGGAAGAGAGAGTGCTGATGGTGAGGAGGCTCTTCTTGGCATGGATCTCGTCAG GCTTGCACTTGAGAGAGCCGACACTGCAGAGAAAGCTGTGCATGTCATAGCCGAGCTTCTGGAGAAATATGGCCAAGGAGGAGCTTGCTTAGAAGAACAATGTGACTTCACTTACCACAACAGCTTCCTGATCTCAGACCGGAAGGAGGCCTGGGTGATGGAGACCTCAGGGAAGTACTGGGCTGCAGAGAGAGTGGAAG CTGGACATCGTAACATCTCAAATGAGTACAGCATCACAACCAAGATGGACAGAGAACATCCCGACCTGCGCAAATATGCACAAAATAAAGGCTGGTGGGACGGAAAGGCTCCgttcaactttgccgccatctACTCCTACATGAACACGGCCAGAATTGAAGCATCCGGGAGTCGATACTGCGAAGGGAAGAAGCTGCTGCGGAAGAGCAATG GACACATCACCGCTCAGACGATGATGGACATCCTGAGGGACAAAGACAGCGGCATCAACATGGAGGGCATGTTCATGACAACAGGCAGTATGGTGTCAGTGGTACCTGTGGATCCAGCTCTGCCAGGGGTTCACTATTTCACTGCGACTCCGGACCCGGAAAG GTCAATATTCAAACCCTTCGTCTTTGTGGAAAACATGAGAGTGGAGCTAAAGGAGACCACTTCTCCCAGTTACGGCCCACATGACCCAGTAAAGAAGAAACCTCGTTTCCAGAGCAAGCCTGACAGAAAGCACAGCTTGTTCACTAAACACGAGGTGGTGGCCGCCTTCATCGAGACATACAAG GAGCGAGGAGAGCGGATGACGCGCAGAATGAGAAAGCTAGAAAGTGAGAGAATGAAACAGATGGAGCAGATTCTTTATCATGGCGTCGAGCAGCCTGATACTTTGCTGGATCTGTTCCCCAGCACTGTGAGGGACGAGATGGAGCTGTACGGCAAAGGCTCCGAAGTCCAATAA
- the scrn3 gene encoding secernin-3 isoform X3, with the protein MFCSCDTFVALPPSTEGHHIIFGKNADRPCDEVQEVLYFPATDYEPGAKVECTYIEIEQVAHTYAIILSRPAWLWGAEIGANEHQVCIGNEAVWGRESADGEEALLGMDLVRLALERADTAEKAVHVIAELLEKYGQGGACLEEQCDFTYHNSFLISDRKEAWVMETSGKYWAAERVEAGHRNISNEYSITTKMDREHPDLRKYAQNKGWWDGKAPFNFAAIYSYMNTARIEASGSRYCEGKKLLRKSNGHITAQTMMDILRDKDSGINMEGMFMTTGSMVSVVPVDPALPGVHYFTATPDPERSIFKPFVFVENMRVELKETTSPSYGPHDPVKKKPRFQSKPDRKHSLFTKHEVVAAFIETYKERGERMTRRMRKLESERMKQMEQILYHGVEQPDTLLDLFPSTVRDEMELYGKGSEVQ; encoded by the exons ATGTTTTGTTCATGTGACACGTTTGTGGCTCTGCCCCCCTCCACCGAGGGACACCACATCATTTTTGGGAAGAATGCCGACAGGCCTTGCGACGAAGTCCAGGAAGTGCTTTATTTCCCTGCGACTGACTATGAGCCGGGGGCAAAGGTCGAG TGTACTTACATCGAGATAGAGCAAGTTGCCCACACATATGCAATCATTTTGAGCAGACCAGCGTGGCTGTGGGGTGCAGAAATTGGTGCAAATGAGCACCAAGTTTGTATTGGGAATGAGGCTGTGTGGGGAAGAGAGAGTGCTGATGGTGAGGAGGCTCTTCTTGGCATGGATCTCGTCAG GCTTGCACTTGAGAGAGCCGACACTGCAGAGAAAGCTGTGCATGTCATAGCCGAGCTTCTGGAGAAATATGGCCAAGGAGGAGCTTGCTTAGAAGAACAATGTGACTTCACTTACCACAACAGCTTCCTGATCTCAGACCGGAAGGAGGCCTGGGTGATGGAGACCTCAGGGAAGTACTGGGCTGCAGAGAGAGTGGAAG CTGGACATCGTAACATCTCAAATGAGTACAGCATCACAACCAAGATGGACAGAGAACATCCCGACCTGCGCAAATATGCACAAAATAAAGGCTGGTGGGACGGAAAGGCTCCgttcaactttgccgccatctACTCCTACATGAACACGGCCAGAATTGAAGCATCCGGGAGTCGATACTGCGAAGGGAAGAAGCTGCTGCGGAAGAGCAATG GACACATCACCGCTCAGACGATGATGGACATCCTGAGGGACAAAGACAGCGGCATCAACATGGAGGGCATGTTCATGACAACAGGCAGTATGGTGTCAGTGGTACCTGTGGATCCAGCTCTGCCAGGGGTTCACTATTTCACTGCGACTCCGGACCCGGAAAG GTCAATATTCAAACCCTTCGTCTTTGTGGAAAACATGAGAGTGGAGCTAAAGGAGACCACTTCTCCCAGTTACGGCCCACATGACCCAGTAAAGAAGAAACCTCGTTTCCAGAGCAAGCCTGACAGAAAGCACAGCTTGTTCACTAAACACGAGGTGGTGGCCGCCTTCATCGAGACATACAAG GAGCGAGGAGAGCGGATGACGCGCAGAATGAGAAAGCTAGAAAGTGAGAGAATGAAACAGATGGAGCAGATTCTTTATCATGGCGTCGAGCAGCCTGATACTTTGCTGGATCTGTTCCCCAGCACTGTGAGGGACGAGATGGAGCTGTACGGCAAAGGCTCCGAAGTCCAATAA